From the Papaver somniferum cultivar HN1 chromosome 2, ASM357369v1, whole genome shotgun sequence genome, the window acacaactcatATCAATATGTGTCGAAGGATATTAATATATACTGTTTGATTTAATGGTTCtactaaaaatcaaaaatcatacaGTACACATGTTGGATTGCATTACCTTGTTTTAGCAGAAACACCAGGTTTCTTTGATTTCGCCTTATTAACAGATTCGTTGTTCTTCCTTGATTTGGTTTCACAAGTAgatttcttcttctgattctttgACCCTGGTTGAGAATCAGGAGTACTtgtttctttcaatcttttttaacCATTTACTTCGAGAATTTCAGATCACAATACTTCGAGAATTTCAGTAGGAAATCAGTTTAGTTTTGATTTCTTTTGTGATATGGTGCTTGTAGATCAAACAATTATTGATATCTATTATATCCATTTTCAATTTGCAGGTTTCGCAGCAGGTGGCTTTTGTTCTTCGGTGCCCTAGAAATTTTCTCAATTTAGATTTTGTTTTTCGATTTGACCTAGATTTTGGTTTAGTTTTTCGATCTGGTTTGGTGGATTTTGTTTTCTCTGAAGAAGAttgaaaaactaaaatagaaGAGAAGATTGAAAAAGTGCAGGAGCAGCAaattgaaaactgaaaatagttagggttcttgtttgtcgatgaaaacaagaagaaaactgAACTGACGCGTGGTTTCTTTTCTGCGTTTTTATGCCTGTGACTCTAACACGCGTGTTGTCAAGGTTAGCTTAGTAAATTTAGCTTTTTCAAATGTTTTCTGGACCGGCTATTAAATGTATTCTCCCGCTGGACTACATATTAACCCGTGTCGGGTTTtttggactaaacaggaaatttCCCTATATACAGCACACAATAACCCGACCCGAACTGCTATTACACAAAAATGATAAAAACGAATCTTTTCTGCTACCCATTTTCTTCCTGCTTGCTGAttgattcttgatttcttacgATCTCCCGTCAACCATCAATCGAGAAATTAATTGATTGATACCGATCATAGGCAGAACTTGATTATCATCGCACTGGATAGCAAAATAGATGTTTGGAAGAAATTAATAATTTCAAATTATTGTGGTGTACTGTTGGTGTTTGAGGCTGTGAGAGAGAATTAAGAGACATAGGCACATAGTGAAAGAATTTTAGGTAAAAgagtgattaatttggttggagAAAATGGGTGTTTGATGTCGCTGACATTGAATATGAAGAATTTGGGTTAGCCGCAGCTGTTGAAGGAGGAGGAAACATTACATACAACAAAAACTAGGGATTTTCTCCTGAGTCATTCAAATGACCAAAACACCCATTCTAACCGCATGTAGTAACAGGGATACGTGGTGGAGTTCCTAGTTTTTACATTGGATATCTCTTGGATCTCTCTTGGTTGACGAAAGATGAATcactcactttttttttctttttataaaactGTTGTCCATATTATCCTTCACCTCATACGAATTTTTTAATTTGGTTGTTGACTACTGCTCTAGCAGTAATCTAGTATTACTATTACCAACTGTGGCTATAAAAACTGAATGAGGATATCCCGTGGCATTTTAGGGGTAATTCTGTAATCTGCAATGTATGAAAATGGATAGAGCATATGTGAGTAAAGCATTTGTAATCTGCATTTGTTTGCCATGACTTCAGTACAGAGCTCGGAAAGATGGGCAGTTGATATCTTTCActgttcaaaaccaaaatttagaaatcaaattgaaacccaaaatcaaaatcaagttgTTTATCCAATACCCATTTCAAGAAGAGCTGCAATTTTGATTTCTGTCATTCCTTTTAGTCTAATTGCATTACCTCCATCTTCACAAGCTAGAGAGAGAAGGAGCAGAAAAATCATTCCTCCTGAAGATTATGTTACAAGCTGTTAGTTCTCTTTCTCCCTTCTTACGATGGTTTTTAATTTTAGctaaaatgttgaatttgttataagtttttgtataggtttttagaCATTGGAATTATCTGTTGGATATGCATAATTTTAATGTGAGAAGCTTTTTATGAGGATCCCAAATTTCTATAAGCAGGAGATTGAATCATCTGAACCCACATTACTCCATTTTGTTCCATAATTAGGACAGCAGAGAGCAGAAGTTTACTTGATGGTTCAAAATCTGCAAAACATCTGTCTTTTTTTAGCACAATTTTGTAGTTGCATGAGCAATaggaaacaaaaaaggtcactgcTTAAAGCACAACAGCCTAATCTTAACATGTGGTGCTATCTCCTTGGTCATCAATTATGACAAGGATCCAAGTGATGGACATCTCCTTGGCTTTAGAATGAAGTTTAGTGTTCGAAAACAAAAGGATTTTTTATGTTGTAGTCCAATTTCTATGAGGAATTACACAAATTGTTATCTATGTATGACTCTGTGAATGTGTGCTTGTCTTGTCTATCTGTTATTACTTCCTTCATAGTAATATTATTGGAGTTGGTCTATCATCAAATCGAGGGACTCCTCGATGTTGGTTTTGTGCtgtttcttcttttcatttttttaataaatttcgTTCTCACCTTGTGGAAAGCGGCTGATGGCTTAAAGTACTTTGATCTCATTGAGGGAAAAGGCCAAACAGCAGAGAAAGGATCAATTGTCCAGGTTTATCTATAACAGAAGTAGTGCAGTTTTACCCTGTCTTCGCCATTGTATTCAATCCTAGTTTCCTTTTTCTTTAACATATTCATTTTAGGTGCATTTTGATTGTGTATACCGTGGTGTTACTGCAATATCGAGTCGAGAATCTAAACTCTTAGCTGGAAATCGCGCAATTGCACAGGTTTTCTCTCCAGATCGTAGACTTTTTGTCTTCATAATGGATGATAATGCATCACTGATGGAGTAAATAAAACTGACACAATCCTCCATTGCCAAGTAGCCGTACGAATTCAGGGTTGGAGCAACTCCAGGAAAAGAAAGAAAGCGGGATTATGTAGATAGCGCAAATGGTTTGTTCTCTGCTCAGGCTGCACCGAAACCCCCAGCAGCTATGTACTCAGTAACTGAAGGGATGAAAGTAGGGGGGAAGGTATGACAAAACAAATAAACATTGAGCTACATATACATCATCATTCAAGATGTCATATTGCTTTTGACGTTTGTTCTGCTATATGTGTCTGTTTTACATCTGGAATTGCAAGTTATCCTCATTTCAAATCTTATATTGTACTGTATGTTTCTAGCCTTTTGACTGTTCCTTTGATCTTACTGTATACAGAGGAGGGTTATTGTGCCTCCAGAAGCTGGGTATGGTAAAAGAGGAATGAATGAAATCCCGGTAAGTCCTACTTCAGTATTATTCATTAGAAAGAAAAATGTTCTCTTCATAAATTCATGGTATTCTGCGTCACTACTTTTTCGCGTTCTTTCTGTTAGGCTAAAAGCTTTAGTTCCAAAAAGTCCATTTATTAGTGTTTCTAGTCATCACTTGATCAACCCAAGGGGATGACTCTCGTGCATGTCTTTGTCCTTGAGCATCTAAAGACTCTAAACGTGCACGTAATTTATGGGACGTGTGATTTATTAATGTGAACAAACTTTGAATGTTAATTCCAATTTCCTTTTGCAGCCAGGAGCTACTTTTGAACTTAACATAGAGCTTTTAGAAGTACTAGCACCCGAAGCAAAGTAACTTAAGCTTGTCTGGTTGTGAGTGAAATACGTGTACCATAAATCCGTTTTTATTACTTAAAACTGCAACAATGCAAGCTTTTGCATAAGAAGATTGTCCTCTTTTCGCGCTCATTCTTTTTGTAAGTAAAAATATAGTTGTCATTCATGAGATCATACTTGTTAATAATTTTCAGATGATGTTATCTTAACTGGCGTTTTCCTATGGAAACAagtcaacaacatcataattgTACTCTAAGTTTATGCACAGTTGAAATAATTTCGATTCACTGGAAGGATTGGAGTTTCTAAATTAGGAAAGACGTAAACTAAAGAATATAAGCTTTTGGCGTTTCTAAGAGAAAAGCTAGGTACTGATTTGCTGTATAAGTGCTCCCTCTTTGGTAAATTTATGGCGCATTCAGCTCGGTAGAAATATTGAACTTGAAACAACGCTGTATGAAGGTTGAAATAACAACACTGAAGCATGAAGAACACAACAAATCAACCCTTGTATAATGCATATCTACGAAGTTGAAATGTTGGTAATTAGCTGAATCACttgatcgagcaaaaaaaaaaaaaatagcaacacTTGGTATTTTGTACTAACTGAAATCCAGGGTGGGATTGATGCTTCATCAAGTGGGTCATCCACGACCGATGGTGCTTCATTCTCGTTGGGGCATAAAAAATAACAAGTTCCTATGGATGAGCAGCTATGATTG encodes:
- the LOC113346846 gene encoding peptidyl-prolyl cis-trans isomerase FKBP18, chloroplastic-like, with protein sequence MTSVQSSERWAVDIFHCSKPKFRNQIETQNQNQVVYPIPISRRAAILISVIPFSLIALPPSSQARERRSRKIIPPEDYVTSSADGLKYFDLIEGKGQTAEKGSIVQVHFDCVYRGVTAISSRESKLLAGNRAIAQPYEFRVGATPGKERKRDYVDSANGLFSAQAAPKPPAAMYSVTEGMKVGGKRRVIVPPEAGYGKRGMNEIPPGATFELNIELLEVLAPEAK